In Malus sylvestris chromosome 16, drMalSylv7.2, whole genome shotgun sequence, the following are encoded in one genomic region:
- the LOC126607739 gene encoding cytochrome P450 CYP749A22-like: MMGVTTVSSFLSLLFLILLALVKFFDKLRWTPTRIQKRMASQGIKGPSYKLIYGNGKEITSMTKETMSRPMSTSSHDISSYVLPHDHLWTNIYGKSFLQWYGPQPHLTIGEPESCKAILSNKDRICRKPKPPYFVKKLFGDGLLMAEGEKWVKLRKLATHAFNGESLKSMIPEMITSTEVMLERWKNHEGEEIEVNEEFKLLTSEVISRTAFGSSYLEGKNIFEMLTELASLLFKNTYTFRLPGISKFYKPSDEIKSDKLEKGIRDSIAGMASKREKKAMTGEGDGFGSDYLGLLLKAHHNAIGNERISMDELVDECKTFYLAGQETATSMLSWTVFLLALHTDWQEEARKEVLQLFGKQTPNPDGIAKLKLKTMSMIVNESLRLYPPVIHLIRETEKEVRLEELNVPANVQLRVSNLAFHHEPEFWGQDAQLFKPERFSKGVSKATNNNMVAFIPFGMGPRTCVGMNFAIIEAKIALSMILQRYSFTLSPGYMHSPINGLAVSPQHGVQVILHSL, encoded by the exons ATGATGGGAGTAACCACTGTTTCAAGCTTTCTGTCTCTGCTCTTTCTAATTCTCTTGGCTCTCGTAAAGTTCTTTGACAAACTAAGGTGGACTCCAACTCGCATACAGAAGCGGATGGCTTCGCAGGGAATCAAAGGTCCTTCGTACAAACTCATCTACGGAAACGGCAAAGAGATTACCAGCATGACGAAGGAAACTATGAGCAGGCCCATGAGTACTTCATCTCATGACATATCTTCTTATGTTCTTCCTCATGATCATTTGTGGACTAACATCTATg GGAAGAGTTTTCTTCAGTGGTATGGTCCTCAACCTCACTTAACCATCGGGGAACCCGAGTCGTGCAAAGCAATACTAAGCAACAAGGATAGAATTTGtcgaaaaccaaaacccccgTACTTTGTGAAAAAACTGTTCGGAGACGGCCTTCTGATGGCAGAAGGTGAAAAATGGGTAAAATTAAGAAAGCTTGCCACCCATGCCTTCAATGGAGAGAGCTTAAAA AGTATGATTCCTGAAATGATAACCAGCACTGAGGTAATGCTAGAAAGGTGGAAAAATCATGAAGGCGAGGAGATTGAGGTGAATGAAGAATTTAAGTTGTTAACCTCAGAAGTGATTTCTAGGACAGCATTTGGCAGCAGCTACTTGGAAGGGAAGAACATTTTTGAAATGTTGACGGAGTTGGCCTCCTTATTATTCAAAAATACTTACACATTCCGGCTTCCTGGCATCAG TAAGTTCTATAAACCCAGCGATGAGATCAAATCGGATAAGCTTGAGAAAGGAATACGCGACTCCATAGCAGGGATGGctagcaaaagagaaaagaaagcaaTGACCGGAGAAGGAGACGGCTTTGGGAGTGATTATCTTGGACTACTTTTAAAAGCCCACCACAATGCCATCGGAAACGAGAGGATCTCGATGGATGAATTGGTTGACGAGTGCAAGACTTTTTACCTTGCTGGACAAGAAACCGCAACCAGTATGCTTTCTTGGACTGTGTTTCTTCTGGCACTTCATACAGATTGGCAGGAGGAAGCAAGGAAGGAAGTCTTACAATTGTTTGGCAAACAAACTCCAAATCCTGACGGCATTGCCAAGCTTAAGCTTAAAACA ATGAGTATGATCGTCAATGAGTCTTTAAGGTTATATCCTCCTGTCATTCACCTCATACGGGAAACGGAAAAGGAAGTTAGACTGGAAGAGCTCAATGTTCCTGCTAATGTTCAATTGCGGGTGTCAAATCTAGCATTTCACCATGAGCCTGAATTCTGGGGACAAGACGCCCAACTTTTCAAACCAGAGAGATTCTCAAAAGGTGTCTCTAAGGCTACTAACAATAACATGGTCGCATTCATACCCTTTGGAATGGGACCTCGAACTTGTGTGGGCATGAACTTCGCAATCATCGAAGCAAAGATTGCTCTGTCCATGATTCTACAACGCTACTCCTTCACTCTTTCCCCGGGCTATATGCACTCACCCATTAACGGCCTAGCCGTTAGCCCACAGCATGGAGTTCAAGTTATACTACACTCACTTTGA